Proteins encoded together in one Lepisosteus oculatus isolate fLepOcu1 chromosome 2, fLepOcu1.hap2, whole genome shotgun sequence window:
- the gje1a gene encoding gap junction epsilon-1 protein isoform X2 yields the protein MSLNYIKNFYEGCLRPPTVIGQFHTLFFGSVRMFFLGVLGFAVYGNEALHFSCDPDKRELNLYCYNQFRPITPQVFWALQLVTVLVPGAIFHLYAACKNIDQEEILQQPIYTVFYIISVLLRIILEVIAFWLQSHLFGFEVHPLYMCDASALEKKFNVTKCMVPEHFEKTIFLSAMYTFTVITVVLCVAEIFEILCRRLGYFASQ from the exons ATGTCTTTAAACTACATCAAGAACTTTTATGAAGGATGT CTCAGGCCTCCAACAGTGATTGGTCAGTTTCACACACTGTTCTTTGGATCTGTGCGCATGTTCTTTCTTGGGGTCCTGGGCTTTGCAGTTTATGGCAATGAAGCCTTGCACTTCAGCTGTGATCCAGACAAGAGAGAGTTAAACCTCTACTGTTATAACCAGTTCAGGCCAATAACACCTCAG gttttctgGGCTTtacagctggtgactgttttGGTTCCTGGAGCTATTTTCCATCTTTATGCTGCCTGTAAAAATATCGACCAGGAAGAAATTCTTCAACAACCCATCTACACTGTTTTTTACATCATTTCTGTCCTGCTAAGAATTATTCTGGAGGTCATAGCATTTTGGCTTCAGAGCCACCTTTTTGGCTTTGAGGTGCACCCTCTTTACATGTGTGATGCCAGTGCTCTGGAGAAAAAGTTTAACGTTACCAAGTGTATGGTGCctgaacactttgaaaagaccATCTTCCTCAGTGCCATGTACACCTTTACTGTCATCACGGTGGTGCTCTGTGTTGCAGAGATTTTTGAGATCCTCTGTAGAAGACTGGGTTATTTTGCCAGTCAGTGA
- the gje1a gene encoding gap junction epsilon-1 protein isoform X3 has protein sequence MSFHKYLHCRLRPPTVIGQFHTLFFGSVRMFFLGVLGFAVYGNEALHFSCDPDKRELNLYCYNQFRPITPQVFWALQLVTVLVPGAIFHLYAACKNIDQEEILQQPIYTVFYIISVLLRIILEVIAFWLQSHLFGFEVHPLYMCDASALEKKFNVTKCMVPEHFEKTIFLSAMYTFTVITVVLCVAEIFEILCRRLGYFASQ, from the exons ATGAGCTTCCACAAGTACTTGCATTGCAGG CTCAGGCCTCCAACAGTGATTGGTCAGTTTCACACACTGTTCTTTGGATCTGTGCGCATGTTCTTTCTTGGGGTCCTGGGCTTTGCAGTTTATGGCAATGAAGCCTTGCACTTCAGCTGTGATCCAGACAAGAGAGAGTTAAACCTCTACTGTTATAACCAGTTCAGGCCAATAACACCTCAG gttttctgGGCTTtacagctggtgactgttttGGTTCCTGGAGCTATTTTCCATCTTTATGCTGCCTGTAAAAATATCGACCAGGAAGAAATTCTTCAACAACCCATCTACACTGTTTTTTACATCATTTCTGTCCTGCTAAGAATTATTCTGGAGGTCATAGCATTTTGGCTTCAGAGCCACCTTTTTGGCTTTGAGGTGCACCCTCTTTACATGTGTGATGCCAGTGCTCTGGAGAAAAAGTTTAACGTTACCAAGTGTATGGTGCctgaacactttgaaaagaccATCTTCCTCAGTGCCATGTACACCTTTACTGTCATCACGGTGGTGCTCTGTGTTGCAGAGATTTTTGAGATCCTCTGTAGAAGACTGGGTTATTTTGCCAGTCAGTGA
- the gje1a gene encoding gap junction epsilon-1 protein isoform X1, producing the protein MGGTNNSPPGLRLLRPPTVIGQFHTLFFGSVRMFFLGVLGFAVYGNEALHFSCDPDKRELNLYCYNQFRPITPQVFWALQLVTVLVPGAIFHLYAACKNIDQEEILQQPIYTVFYIISVLLRIILEVIAFWLQSHLFGFEVHPLYMCDASALEKKFNVTKCMVPEHFEKTIFLSAMYTFTVITVVLCVAEIFEILCRRLGYFASQ; encoded by the exons ATGGGGGGCACAAACAACTCTCCGCCTGGATTACGGTTG CTCAGGCCTCCAACAGTGATTGGTCAGTTTCACACACTGTTCTTTGGATCTGTGCGCATGTTCTTTCTTGGGGTCCTGGGCTTTGCAGTTTATGGCAATGAAGCCTTGCACTTCAGCTGTGATCCAGACAAGAGAGAGTTAAACCTCTACTGTTATAACCAGTTCAGGCCAATAACACCTCAG gttttctgGGCTTtacagctggtgactgttttGGTTCCTGGAGCTATTTTCCATCTTTATGCTGCCTGTAAAAATATCGACCAGGAAGAAATTCTTCAACAACCCATCTACACTGTTTTTTACATCATTTCTGTCCTGCTAAGAATTATTCTGGAGGTCATAGCATTTTGGCTTCAGAGCCACCTTTTTGGCTTTGAGGTGCACCCTCTTTACATGTGTGATGCCAGTGCTCTGGAGAAAAAGTTTAACGTTACCAAGTGTATGGTGCctgaacactttgaaaagaccATCTTCCTCAGTGCCATGTACACCTTTACTGTCATCACGGTGGTGCTCTGTGTTGCAGAGATTTTTGAGATCCTCTGTAGAAGACTGGGTTATTTTGCCAGTCAGTGA
- the gje1a gene encoding gap junction epsilon-1 protein isoform X4, with translation MFFLGVLGFAVYGNEALHFSCDPDKRELNLYCYNQFRPITPQVFWALQLVTVLVPGAIFHLYAACKNIDQEEILQQPIYTVFYIISVLLRIILEVIAFWLQSHLFGFEVHPLYMCDASALEKKFNVTKCMVPEHFEKTIFLSAMYTFTVITVVLCVAEIFEILCRRLGYFASQ, from the exons ATGTTCTTTCTTGGGGTCCTGGGCTTTGCAGTTTATGGCAATGAAGCCTTGCACTTCAGCTGTGATCCAGACAAGAGAGAGTTAAACCTCTACTGTTATAACCAGTTCAGGCCAATAACACCTCAG gttttctgGGCTTtacagctggtgactgttttGGTTCCTGGAGCTATTTTCCATCTTTATGCTGCCTGTAAAAATATCGACCAGGAAGAAATTCTTCAACAACCCATCTACACTGTTTTTTACATCATTTCTGTCCTGCTAAGAATTATTCTGGAGGTCATAGCATTTTGGCTTCAGAGCCACCTTTTTGGCTTTGAGGTGCACCCTCTTTACATGTGTGATGCCAGTGCTCTGGAGAAAAAGTTTAACGTTACCAAGTGTATGGTGCctgaacactttgaaaagaccATCTTCCTCAGTGCCATGTACACCTTTACTGTCATCACGGTGGTGCTCTGTGTTGCAGAGATTTTTGAGATCCTCTGTAGAAGACTGGGTTATTTTGCCAGTCAGTGA